A portion of the Chlamydia avium 10DC88 genome contains these proteins:
- a CDS encoding secretory of YscJ/FliF family protein, with translation MLFQFLKKKCVSLGVSPLSLLAILSILSCAFFLNKTSSSSTPTTKLTPEKKSSMWFQFSQVGNLKFLESLAKKEQIEKDLTTFQSIASATVALSLPSEEDILTPKQISVILTPHKNEQLSPSLLLSIIDYLLSSFPGLKKENITLSDTLGNTYSPGEIAPSSLLLATCKGYLEKIFPKEHFALTYVRTKQHPTIQLTINEKYLEKLSKEVKNNLLIHTEENMKKICGDLCSITIELFPFSPNTTKKSPLHTILIGILILFSSLGIIALASFYLAFYAYEKIPAESKKIKQGINITKLVEVLQKESPEKIGLILSYLDPKKANELLNKLPEDIKNKIMKLYKY, from the coding sequence GTGCTTTTTCAATTCTTAAAAAAGAAATGTGTGTCCTTAGGGGTTTCTCCTCTAAGTCTTTTAGCTATTCTATCTATTTTAAGTTGCGCATTCTTTTTGAACAAAACTTCCTCATCTTCGACACCTACTACAAAGCTAACACCAGAAAAAAAATCTTCAATGTGGTTTCAATTTAGCCAAGTAGGCAATCTAAAATTCCTAGAGTCTTTAGCTAAAAAAGAACAAATAGAAAAAGATTTAACAACCTTTCAATCTATAGCAAGTGCCACAGTTGCATTATCTTTACCTTCTGAAGAGGACATACTAACCCCAAAGCAAATATCTGTTATTCTCACTCCTCATAAAAATGAGCAACTCTCTCCCTCACTCTTGTTATCAATAATTGATTATTTATTAAGTAGTTTCCCAGGCCTTAAGAAAGAAAATATCACTCTTTCTGATACTCTAGGAAATACCTATTCTCCTGGAGAAATTGCGCCATCATCTCTATTACTTGCCACATGTAAAGGATATTTAGAAAAAATTTTCCCTAAGGAACATTTTGCCTTAACCTACGTACGTACAAAACAACATCCCACTATACAGTTAACAATCAATGAAAAATATCTAGAAAAGCTCTCCAAAGAAGTTAAAAACAACCTACTCATTCATACTGAAGAGAATATGAAAAAAATCTGCGGAGATCTCTGCTCTATCACTATTGAGCTTTTTCCTTTCTCCCCTAATACCACAAAAAAATCTCCTCTACATACTATCCTCATAGGCATTTTGATTTTATTTTCAAGTTTGGGAATCATTGCTTTAGCAAGTTTTTACCTTGCATTTTATGCCTACGAAAAGATCCCTGCGGAATCTAAAAAAATAAAACAAGGAATAAATATTACAAAGCTGGTAGAGGTATTACAAAAAGAATCCCCTGAAAAAATTGGGCTTATTCTTTCTTATTTAGATCCTAAAAAAGCTAATGAACTTCTTAATAAATTGCCCGAAGATATTAAAAATAAAATAATGAAATTATATAAATATTAA
- a CDS encoding flagellar biosynthesis protein: protein MSPSSGSLSNIENTSTDSHWEKDFHEAFPEGESSDHNKSPQELLSLIQIFRKLSLHMLAEIEKIPKQLKTELIELAILTCEKFLYRKLDNSEELALLISSALQQHITLKSLSPVKIFLHPDDHKKLIDWLATHEIPIIKHAEFLPDMSCKKSGYKIEIPSGILRQEIGEELDHLLSVLTA, encoded by the coding sequence CTGTCTCCATCCTCTGGTTCGTTATCCAACATCGAAAACACATCTACAGATAGCCATTGGGAAAAAGACTTTCATGAAGCTTTCCCAGAAGGAGAAAGCTCAGATCATAACAAATCTCCTCAAGAATTGCTATCTCTAATACAAATCTTCCGAAAATTGTCTCTACATATGCTTGCAGAAATAGAGAAAATCCCTAAACAACTTAAAACAGAACTCATTGAACTTGCTATTCTGACTTGTGAAAAATTCCTCTATAGAAAATTAGATAATAGTGAGGAACTTGCTTTACTCATTTCCTCTGCCTTACAGCAACATATAACACTAAAGTCGCTATCTCCCGTGAAGATTTTTCTCCATCCTGATGACCACAAAAAACTCATCGATTGGCTAGCTACACATGAAATCCCTATCATCAAACATGCAGAGTTTTTACCCGACATGTCCTGCAAAAAATCAGGATATAAAATTGAAATTCCCTCAGGAATCTTAAGACAAGAAATTGGAGAAGAACTAGATCACCTGCTTTCTGTTTTAACAGCATGA
- a CDS encoding FliI/YscN family ATPase, with protein sequence MTNLDYEKIQLHYWQPYRTCGLLSKVSGNLLEAQGLSACLGELCQIQSQKYPNLLAEVIGFHNQTTLLMSLSPMHHVAIGTEVIPLRRPPSLHLSDSLLGRVIDAFGNPLDNKGNLPKTRIQPLISSPPPPLSRKPVQEIFPTGIKAIDAFLTLGKGQRIGVFSEPGSGKSSLLSAIATGSQSTINVIALIGERGKEVREYIEQHSLGLKQQRTIILTSPAHETAPTKVIAGRAAMTIAEYFRDQGNDVLFIMDSLSRWIAALQEVALATGETLTAHHYAASVFYHVSEFTERAGNNDRGSITALYAILHYSDHPDIFTDYLKSLLDGHFFLTDHGKAFSSPPIDILSSLSRSAKKLSLPHHYAAAEKLRALLKTYHEALDIIQLGAYVPGQDKDLDEAIKILPSIKNFLSQPLSSYYQLENTLKELEDLGNIE encoded by the coding sequence ATGACAAACTTAGATTACGAAAAAATTCAACTCCATTATTGGCAACCCTACCGCACATGTGGGCTTCTGTCTAAAGTATCTGGGAACCTCCTAGAAGCTCAAGGCTTGTCTGCCTGTTTGGGAGAACTATGCCAAATCCAATCGCAGAAATACCCGAATCTCCTAGCAGAAGTGATTGGTTTTCATAACCAAACCACCTTACTTATGTCTCTATCTCCTATGCACCATGTTGCCATAGGGACAGAAGTCATTCCTCTACGTCGCCCTCCTTCTTTGCATCTTTCTGATAGTCTACTAGGAAGAGTTATTGATGCTTTTGGGAATCCTTTAGATAATAAAGGTAACCTTCCAAAAACACGTATTCAACCACTAATTTCCTCTCCTCCTCCTCCTTTATCACGTAAGCCTGTGCAAGAAATTTTTCCTACAGGAATTAAAGCAATTGATGCTTTTTTAACCTTGGGAAAAGGACAGCGTATCGGAGTATTCTCAGAACCTGGGAGCGGAAAATCTTCTTTATTATCTGCGATAGCTACAGGATCCCAATCTACTATTAATGTAATTGCACTTATTGGTGAAAGAGGTAAGGAAGTCCGTGAATATATAGAACAACATTCGTTAGGATTAAAGCAGCAGCGAACAATTATCCTAACCTCTCCTGCGCATGAAACAGCACCTACGAAAGTAATTGCTGGGCGTGCGGCAATGACAATAGCTGAATATTTTCGAGACCAGGGGAATGACGTATTATTTATTATGGATTCTTTATCAAGATGGATTGCAGCCCTACAAGAAGTAGCTCTAGCAACAGGAGAAACGTTAACCGCCCACCATTATGCAGCCTCAGTATTTTACCATGTGTCAGAATTCACAGAGCGTGCAGGAAATAATGATCGTGGATCTATCACCGCATTGTATGCAATCTTACATTACTCAGACCATCCTGATATTTTCACTGATTATTTAAAATCTCTCTTAGATGGGCATTTCTTCCTCACCGACCACGGAAAAGCTTTTTCATCTCCACCCATTGACATTTTATCTAGCTTATCTAGATCTGCAAAAAAACTCTCTTTACCTCATCACTATGCGGCTGCAGAGAAACTCCGTGCATTATTAAAAACATATCATGAGGCCTTAGATATCATCCAATTAGGAGCTTATGTCCCAGGACAAGATAAAGACTTAGATGAAGCAATTAAAATCCTTCCTAGTATAAAAAATTTCCTATCCCAACCTTTATCAAGTTACTATCAACTAGAAAACACATTAAAAGAGCTAGAGGATTTAGGAAATATTGAATAG
- a CDS encoding NAD(P)H-dependent glycerol-3-phosphate dehydrogenase yields the protein MKEKIAYLGMGIWGFCLASLLANKGYSVTGWARNPDLIEQLQIKKRHPLAPDVPIHPNLTFTTDMAAAIEGASMIVEGVSSAGIRPVSESLKKILTNLHIPFVITSKGIEQHTGLLLSEIVLEIFGPPAKEYLGYLSGPSIASEVLKNCPCSVVISAYNPDTLKKIHKAFLTPKFRVYPNSDLRGVALGGALKNIIAIACGISDGFQFGDNAKSGLVTRGLHEIRKFATIMDCRPDTLNGLAGLGDLCATCFSTLSRNTKFGKLIARGLTLEQAKKEIGMVVEGAYTALSAHQLANHHNIDMPITTGIYRVLYQNLDIKEAIAELLQRNTKEEYL from the coding sequence ATGAAAGAAAAAATTGCCTACTTAGGTATGGGGATTTGGGGTTTTTGCCTCGCTTCCCTACTAGCAAATAAAGGATATTCAGTTACAGGATGGGCACGTAATCCTGATTTAATTGAGCAATTACAAATTAAAAAGCGTCATCCTTTAGCTCCGGATGTTCCTATTCACCCTAATCTAACATTCACGACGGATATGGCAGCAGCTATAGAGGGGGCGTCCATGATTGTAGAAGGCGTTTCCTCTGCAGGAATACGCCCTGTATCCGAAAGCCTAAAGAAAATTCTCACAAACTTACACATTCCTTTCGTCATTACCTCGAAAGGCATTGAACAACACACAGGACTACTCTTAAGCGAAATTGTCTTGGAAATCTTCGGCCCCCCTGCTAAAGAGTATCTCGGATATCTTAGTGGCCCCTCAATCGCTAGTGAAGTACTAAAAAATTGTCCTTGTTCCGTAGTTATTAGTGCTTATAACCCTGATACACTGAAAAAAATTCATAAGGCATTCTTAACCCCTAAATTCCGTGTATATCCTAACAGTGATCTCCGAGGCGTTGCTCTGGGAGGAGCCTTAAAAAATATCATCGCTATCGCATGTGGAATTTCCGACGGATTCCAATTTGGAGATAATGCTAAATCAGGACTAGTCACTCGAGGCCTTCATGAAATACGTAAATTCGCAACCATCATGGATTGCCGCCCCGATACACTAAATGGTCTTGCAGGTCTTGGTGATCTCTGTGCTACATGTTTTTCCACATTAAGTAGAAATACAAAATTTGGGAAATTAATTGCTCGAGGACTTACTCTTGAGCAGGCAAAAAAAGAAATTGGTATGGTCGTTGAAGGTGCATACACCGCACTATCTGCTCATCAACTTGCTAATCATCATAATATTGACATGCCAATAACTACAGGCATCTACCGCGTTCTTTACCAAAATCTAGATATCAAAGAAGCAATTGCAGAACTACTACAAAGGAATACAAAAGAAGAATATTTATGA
- a CDS encoding outer membrane protein B has protein sequence MNSKLKKHLRLASLTFLALWGTFSSSSLHAMAAGNPAYPVIPGINPECNNFCAFEICNGTNLFAALTGSLKIGFSGDYIFSESAGVKNVPVVTSVTTTGTGPQPQVVSTLKDFDFDLNNSRVSSSCIFASIAVQDNSPTVIPLLDISFDLKIGGLNEYFRLPLNAYRDYTSSPLASESQVTDGLVELQTNYGFVWDISLKKIIWKDGISFIGIGADYRRAACPVNYIIVNSQANPEVYFEDSNGKLSYKEWSANIGLTTYISDYILPYIALTVGNASRTAPKNSFERLEDQFTNLSFKVRKITNFHRVNFCCGITTCATDNFFYNIEGRWGCQRAINVSAGLYF, from the coding sequence ATGAATAGTAAGCTGAAGAAGCACCTACGTCTAGCATCTCTGACTTTCCTAGCTTTATGGGGAACTTTTTCATCCTCATCTCTTCATGCTATGGCAGCAGGGAATCCGGCCTATCCTGTTATCCCTGGGATTAACCCCGAATGCAATAATTTCTGCGCATTTGAAATTTGTAACGGCACAAATCTATTTGCTGCACTAACAGGTAGCCTAAAAATCGGATTTTCTGGCGACTACATATTCTCTGAAAGTGCTGGTGTAAAAAACGTCCCCGTAGTTACTTCTGTAACAACCACGGGAACTGGGCCTCAACCTCAAGTAGTGTCTACATTGAAAGACTTTGATTTTGATCTCAACAACTCCAGAGTTAGCTCTAGTTGCATATTTGCTTCCATTGCTGTCCAAGATAACTCCCCTACTGTAATTCCTTTGCTAGACATTAGTTTTGATTTGAAAATTGGGGGACTAAATGAATACTTCCGTCTTCCTTTGAATGCCTATCGCGACTATACCTCCTCTCCTCTAGCCTCAGAATCTCAAGTCACCGATGGTTTGGTCGAATTACAAACTAATTATGGTTTTGTTTGGGATATCAGTTTGAAAAAAATCATTTGGAAAGACGGTATATCCTTCATTGGTATCGGAGCTGATTATCGCCGTGCTGCTTGCCCCGTCAATTACATTATTGTGAACAGCCAAGCAAATCCCGAAGTCTATTTTGAAGATTCTAACGGAAAACTCAGCTACAAAGAATGGTCAGCAAATATTGGTCTTACAACCTACATCAGCGATTATATTCTGCCTTATATAGCCCTAACTGTTGGTAATGCCTCACGCACAGCTCCTAAAAACAGCTTCGAACGTCTAGAAGATCAATTTACAAATCTTAGCTTTAAAGTACGTAAAATCACTAACTTTCATAGAGTCAATTTTTGCTGCGGTATTACCACATGTGCTACGGATAATTTCTTCTATAACATTGAAGGACGCTGGGGTTGCCAACGTGCCATCAACGTCAGCGCAGGTCTATACTTCTAA
- a CDS encoding CT620/CT621 family type III secretion system effector, whose translation MHTSPIQKQLCMRISEPAFVERRVSPAEVAADYAKINEVASQLKIMQDLLQEASQFGMNHEFFSSFKRDFLNTGSELSMISGILAEQENKEIRKRENKVFQEHLHRVSPQALTTAEELNPLPDSIINKMPFQSAFAYILLDKYIPAQENALYALGRELNLSGYAQTLFSPILETIKTFDSAPIAYNLGSYIGQTSGTANFAYGYEMVKDRYDEERLQLRSDLQSATNAKELLQKISQSINGNSSLLDSQKTQLLDVVQSYDEELDACIESMKNLMLNLNSLVFIPGNNEYEASYTIMGSGFSIVTLQNLEQLVVDGDIDVTTGETKGGLLNFFNTCLSDVQNYGDLAQTHQLMLELQMRAMHQEWSIVSGSLKLLHNTYRTLANGF comes from the coding sequence ATGCATACTTCTCCCATACAAAAACAATTATGTATGCGCATTTCTGAGCCTGCATTTGTTGAACGTCGAGTATCTCCTGCTGAAGTTGCTGCTGATTATGCTAAGATTAATGAAGTCGCTTCACAATTGAAAATCATGCAAGATTTGCTGCAAGAGGCGAGTCAGTTCGGGATGAATCATGAGTTTTTCTCTTCTTTCAAGAGAGATTTTTTAAATACGGGTTCTGAATTGTCTATGATTAGTGGAATCTTAGCTGAACAAGAGAATAAGGAGATACGTAAACGCGAGAATAAAGTGTTTCAGGAGCACCTTCATAGGGTTTCACCTCAGGCATTGACAACTGCTGAAGAGCTCAATCCTCTTCCTGATTCGATTATTAACAAGATGCCTTTTCAATCAGCATTTGCTTATATCCTATTGGATAAGTATATCCCTGCTCAGGAGAACGCTTTATATGCTTTAGGAAGGGAATTAAACCTTTCTGGATATGCACAAACGCTTTTTAGTCCTATTTTAGAGACAATTAAAACATTTGATTCGGCTCCTATTGCTTATAATTTAGGTTCCTATATTGGTCAAACATCAGGAACAGCAAATTTTGCCTATGGTTATGAGATGGTCAAGGATCGTTATGATGAAGAAAGACTGCAATTACGTAGTGATTTACAAAGTGCAACAAATGCTAAAGAGCTTCTTCAGAAAATTTCCCAGAGTATCAATGGGAATAGTAGTCTTCTTGATTCTCAGAAAACACAGCTTTTGGATGTCGTTCAAAGTTATGATGAAGAGTTAGATGCTTGTATTGAGAGCATGAAGAATCTTATGTTAAATCTAAACTCTTTAGTATTTATTCCTGGTAATAATGAGTACGAAGCTTCATATACAATCATGGGTAGTGGGTTTTCTATTGTTACTTTACAAAATTTAGAGCAGCTTGTTGTTGACGGCGATATAGATGTAACCACTGGGGAGACTAAGGGAGGATTATTAAATTTCTTTAATACTTGTCTTTCTGATGTACAGAATTACGGAGATTTAGCACAAACACACCAATTGATGTTAGAGCTACAAATGCGTGCTATGCACCAAGAATGGAGTATTGTTTCAGGTTCTTTAAAGTTATTGCATAATACTTATCGAACATTAGCGAATGGTTTTTAG
- a CDS encoding CT620/CT621 family type III secretion system effector has translation MTIQPAYITFSRNITAALLGNQVDTTMELSQAAILFQQLDLKAKGLKKSLGLLQEVKAPSSPSVPLPEISCDILEFSPSAEISLSSEDLTEDEIAAILNNPNLASANCYISGLEASFQDWVKSSDQGGIADPTEEETNLVREYEVKLSTLKQLFSTGSSPTEANYTELYALPKEFVSKVEELQTTDPSLKNKVINFWNNLMLVYNSMASLTYPVADSLTTQIADLALNIQEANRVISIIRQFASSIKDFFTPLWNLDSNVRNDASTYTALEADMSKTYILLGDLYRQLMEGYPSGSEDSLPQDIKDGIDIFLRSLNNISLSNPNNEGKCYLNNLLSLLFAYAVGVQESVGNSQVSKSEVIAALNEEKSYWDQRSISEFDITTAFSALVSSPFTYFGVNIFDSSNTTTISGSNPLFFKDAIESVTTYGDIMSRDGYSTILEGMESSVAAIQAKIDAWTAQSTALAQQKQSLDPSQLNYFDAMNADKKTFVESSPLQTIYKSLMLDKYLPNQQRTLETLGAEMIFSNKAARYMNKLITNITPFQTADIYYSLTIYLRQMNLQDFTDAVGKAKDTLLNEQKRCTTDRNRCTNTIQEIDNILEELESDAEITIAQKRELRLTLKDYRLQLEMLLRNLRNLDCFLNHLTLVPEENLDDVDTAFVVKVSNQEVSGYDRILSFLESFVIEGGQNAVVPGGEQQILQSMESTQQDYTTFNQNQQLALQLESAAIQQEWTMVSASLALLNQIFAKLIRRI, from the coding sequence GTGACGATACAACCTGCATATATTACTTTTAGCCGCAATATTACAGCAGCTCTGCTTGGCAATCAAGTGGATACGACAATGGAATTGTCGCAAGCTGCTATTCTTTTTCAGCAACTAGATTTAAAAGCTAAGGGGCTTAAGAAGTCCTTGGGTTTATTGCAGGAGGTTAAAGCTCCGAGTTCCCCCTCTGTTCCTCTTCCTGAAATTTCTTGTGATATTCTTGAGTTTTCTCCTTCTGCGGAGATCTCGCTTTCTAGTGAAGATCTTACAGAAGATGAAATAGCAGCAATTTTGAATAATCCTAATCTGGCTTCTGCAAATTGTTATATTTCTGGTTTAGAAGCATCTTTTCAAGATTGGGTGAAATCTTCAGATCAAGGGGGAATTGCCGATCCCACAGAAGAAGAAACGAATCTCGTTCGAGAATATGAAGTAAAACTCAGCACATTAAAACAGCTATTTTCTACAGGAAGTAGTCCTACAGAAGCAAATTATACAGAACTGTATGCTCTGCCCAAGGAATTTGTTTCTAAAGTTGAAGAACTTCAAACAACGGATCCTTCATTAAAAAATAAGGTGATCAATTTTTGGAATAACTTGATGTTAGTATACAACTCGATGGCTTCGCTTACCTATCCTGTTGCTGATAGTCTAACCACACAGATTGCGGATCTAGCTCTAAATATACAAGAGGCTAACCGGGTGATTTCCATTATTCGCCAATTTGCTTCTTCTATTAAAGATTTTTTTACTCCTCTATGGAATCTGGATAGTAATGTCAGGAATGATGCAAGCACCTATACGGCTTTAGAAGCAGATATGAGCAAGACGTATATTTTACTTGGTGATTTATATCGTCAGCTTATGGAAGGATATCCATCTGGTTCTGAAGATTCTCTTCCTCAGGACATTAAAGATGGTATCGATATTTTCTTAAGATCCCTTAATAATATTTCACTAAGTAATCCTAATAATGAGGGAAAGTGTTATTTGAATAATTTGCTTTCTTTGTTGTTTGCTTATGCAGTTGGAGTTCAGGAATCTGTTGGCAATTCTCAAGTTAGCAAAAGTGAAGTGATTGCTGCTCTTAATGAGGAAAAATCTTATTGGGATCAAAGATCCATTTCTGAGTTTGACATTACCACAGCTTTTTCAGCTTTAGTATCTAGTCCTTTTACGTACTTTGGTGTTAATATTTTTGATAGTAGCAATACTACTACTATATCTGGATCGAATCCCCTATTTTTTAAAGATGCTATTGAGAGTGTTACGACTTATGGCGATATCATGTCTCGGGACGGTTATTCAACTATTCTCGAAGGGATGGAGAGTAGCGTTGCAGCAATTCAGGCTAAAATTGATGCATGGACAGCACAATCTACAGCATTGGCACAGCAAAAGCAAAGTTTAGATCCTTCGCAGTTGAATTATTTTGACGCTATGAATGCGGATAAAAAGACTTTTGTTGAGAGTTCTCCTCTGCAGACAATTTACAAGTCTTTGATGTTGGATAAGTATTTACCTAATCAACAACGGACTTTAGAGACCTTGGGAGCAGAGATGATCTTCTCTAACAAGGCTGCGCGTTATATGAATAAGTTGATAACCAACATTACTCCTTTTCAGACAGCAGACATTTATTATTCTCTAACGATTTATTTACGTCAGATGAACTTACAGGATTTTACCGATGCTGTTGGGAAAGCAAAAGATACTCTCTTAAATGAACAGAAACGTTGTACTACGGATAGAAATCGGTGTACGAATACGATTCAAGAAATTGACAATATTTTAGAAGAACTAGAATCAGATGCAGAGATTACTATAGCACAGAAACGAGAATTACGGTTGACTCTCAAAGATTATCGTTTACAGTTGGAGATGTTATTACGTAATTTAAGGAATTTAGATTGTTTTCTTAACCATTTAACATTGGTACCTGAAGAGAATCTTGATGATGTTGATACTGCTTTTGTTGTGAAGGTGTCTAATCAAGAAGTTTCTGGATATGATCGGATCCTTTCTTTTTTAGAAAGTTTTGTTATAGAGGGTGGTCAGAATGCTGTTGTTCCTGGTGGTGAGCAGCAAATATTACAGAGTATGGAATCTACTCAACAGGATTATACTACGTTTAACCAAAACCAGCAGCTTGCTTTGCAGTTAGAATCAGCAGCAATTCAGCAAGAATGGACAATGGTTAGCGCTTCTTTAGCATTACTGAATCAAATATTTGCCAAATTAATACGTAGAATTTAG
- a CDS encoding phosphoenolpyruvate carboxykinase (GTP) yields MSAWNKEIHHEELRKWVEEVSALVTPKDIYLCDGSDAEYAKLSSMLQDQGVFIPLNPEKHPNCFLVRSSPEDVARVEQFTFICTSKKEDAGPTNNWRDPQEMREELHGLFRGCMRGRTLYIIPFCMGPLNSPFSLIGVEITDSPYVVCSMKIMTRMGAEVLKFLGTSRPFHKCLHSVGYPLSPGQKDVAWPCNPKNMRIVHFQDDSSVMSFGSGYGGNALLGKKCVALRLASYMARHQGWLAEHMLIIGITNPEGKKKYFAASFPSACGKTNLAMLLPKLPGWKVECVGDDIAWIRPGADGRLYAVNPETGFFGVAPGTSASTNPNALASCRSNALFTNVALTPDGDVWWEGLTSRPPAGLIDWQGNPWTGVGPAAHPNSRFTAPVQQCPVLDPQWNDPEGVPLEAIIFGGRRSDTIPLVYEALSWQHGVTIGASMSSEITAAIVGEQGKLRHDPFAMLPFCGYNMAHYFDHWLSFANSQLQLPRIYGVNWFLKDKNGKFLWPGFSENLRVLEWIFRRTDGEDSIGVRTPIGYLPSASALNLEGLNISSQVIQDLLSVDVAGWLKEVTNVREYLKIFGSDLPQIISDELLRIENELKN; encoded by the coding sequence ATGAGTGCGTGGAATAAAGAGATTCATCATGAAGAGTTAAGAAAATGGGTAGAGGAAGTTTCTGCTTTAGTTACTCCTAAGGACATATACTTATGTGATGGTTCAGATGCAGAATACGCAAAGTTGAGTTCTATGCTGCAGGATCAGGGAGTATTTATTCCATTGAATCCTGAGAAGCATCCGAACTGTTTTTTGGTGCGTTCTTCTCCTGAGGATGTTGCTCGTGTTGAGCAGTTTACCTTTATTTGTACTTCGAAGAAAGAAGATGCTGGACCTACAAATAATTGGCGGGATCCTCAAGAAATGCGTGAGGAGTTGCATGGGCTTTTCCGGGGATGTATGCGGGGGAGGACGTTGTACATTATTCCTTTTTGTATGGGGCCTTTGAATTCACCTTTTTCTCTTATTGGGGTAGAAATTACTGATTCTCCTTATGTTGTATGTTCTATGAAGATCATGACGCGTATGGGGGCTGAGGTATTGAAGTTCTTAGGAACTTCTCGTCCTTTTCATAAGTGTTTACATAGTGTAGGGTATCCATTGTCTCCTGGACAGAAAGATGTTGCTTGGCCCTGTAACCCTAAGAATATGCGGATTGTCCATTTCCAGGATGATAGTAGTGTGATGTCTTTTGGTAGTGGCTACGGAGGGAATGCTTTACTTGGGAAGAAGTGTGTAGCTTTACGATTAGCTTCGTATATGGCACGTCATCAGGGATGGCTTGCGGAGCATATGCTCATTATAGGAATTACGAATCCTGAAGGGAAAAAGAAGTATTTTGCTGCTTCATTTCCTAGTGCGTGCGGTAAGACAAATTTGGCTATGTTATTGCCAAAACTTCCTGGATGGAAAGTGGAATGTGTAGGTGATGACATTGCTTGGATACGTCCTGGAGCTGATGGAAGGCTTTATGCTGTGAATCCTGAAACTGGTTTCTTTGGTGTTGCTCCGGGAACATCAGCATCTACTAATCCTAATGCCTTAGCGTCTTGTAGATCGAATGCTTTATTTACTAATGTTGCGTTAACTCCAGATGGGGATGTCTGGTGGGAGGGATTAACAAGCCGACCTCCTGCAGGTCTTATTGATTGGCAAGGGAACCCATGGACGGGAGTGGGTCCTGCTGCTCATCCGAATTCTCGGTTTACGGCTCCTGTACAGCAATGTCCTGTTCTCGATCCTCAATGGAATGATCCTGAGGGAGTTCCTTTAGAAGCAATTATTTTTGGTGGACGTCGTTCTGATACTATCCCTTTGGTTTACGAAGCTTTAAGCTGGCAACACGGTGTGACTATTGGGGCAAGCATGTCTTCGGAAATTACAGCTGCCATTGTGGGAGAACAAGGGAAATTACGACATGATCCTTTTGCCATGTTACCTTTCTGTGGTTACAATATGGCACATTATTTTGATCATTGGTTATCGTTTGCTAATTCTCAATTACAATTGCCACGTATTTATGGAGTTAATTGGTTCCTTAAAGATAAAAATGGAAAGTTCTTGTGGCCAGGATTTAGTGAGAATCTTCGAGTTCTGGAATGGATTTTTCGAAGGACAGATGGAGAGGATTCCATAGGAGTAAGAACTCCTATTGGTTATTTGCCTAGTGCGTCAGCTTTGAATTTAGAAGGATTGAATATCTCCTCTCAAGTGATTCAGGACCTTCTTTCTGTAGATGTTGCAGGATGGTTGAAAGAGGTAACGAATGTTCGTGAGTATCTGAAGATTTTTGGTTCAGATTTACCTCAGATAATTTCGGATGAATTATTGAGAATAGAAAACGAGTTAAAAAATTAA